From Nonlabens sp. Ci31, the proteins below share one genomic window:
- the gyrB gene encoding DNA topoisomerase (ATP-hydrolyzing) subunit B yields the protein MSEENKGNYGADQIQALEGMEHVRMRPSMYIGDVGIRGLHHLVYEVVDNSIDEALAGHCDNITVQINENNSVTVTDDGRGIPVDLHKKEGVSALQVVMTKIGAGGKFDKDSYKVSGGLHGVGVSCVNALSDHLKATVYRDGKIWEQEYERGKAMYPVRSVGDTDKRGTDITFIPDTSIFQQTIEFNYDTLANRLRELSFLNKGIKIVLTDERRQDEEGNNITEIFQSEEGLKEFIRFLDDTRSPIIEDVISIEGEKNGVPVEVAMIYNDSYSENLHSYVNNINTHEGGTHLAGFRRGLTSTLKKYADSSGLLDKLKFDISGDDFREGLTAIISVKVQEPQFEGQTKTKLGNREVTSAVSQAVSQMLEDYLEEHPNDAKTIVQKVILAATARHAARKAREMVQRKTVMSGGGLPGKLSDCSETDPTLCEVFLVEGDSAGGTAKQGRDREFQAILPLRGKILNVEKAMQHRVFENEEIRNIYTALGVTIGTEEDSKALNLDKLRYHKVVIMCDADIDGSHIATLILTFFFRYMRELVELGYIYIATPPLYLVKKGAKKRYAWSDKDRDEIAESFGGGAAIQRYKGLGEMNADQLWDTTMNPEFRTLRQITIESPAEADRVFSMLMGDEVPPRREFIEKNAIYANIDA from the coding sequence ATGAGCGAAGAAAATAAAGGTAATTACGGCGCAGATCAGATTCAAGCGCTTGAAGGAATGGAGCATGTGCGCATGCGTCCTTCCATGTATATCGGAGATGTAGGAATAAGAGGTTTACACCATTTAGTTTACGAGGTGGTAGATAACTCTATAGATGAAGCCCTTGCCGGACACTGTGATAATATCACTGTTCAAATTAATGAAAACAACAGTGTTACTGTAACTGATGACGGTCGTGGTATTCCTGTTGATCTTCATAAAAAAGAAGGGGTGTCTGCGTTACAAGTGGTAATGACGAAAATTGGTGCAGGAGGAAAATTTGATAAAGATTCTTATAAAGTTTCTGGTGGACTTCACGGTGTAGGCGTGAGTTGTGTAAACGCACTTTCTGATCATTTAAAAGCAACCGTTTACCGTGATGGTAAAATATGGGAGCAGGAATACGAACGTGGTAAGGCCATGTATCCTGTAAGATCAGTAGGAGATACAGATAAAAGAGGTACAGATATCACTTTTATCCCTGATACTTCTATATTTCAACAAACCATTGAGTTCAATTACGATACGCTAGCTAATAGATTGCGGGAGCTTTCTTTCTTGAATAAAGGAATTAAGATCGTCTTAACTGATGAGAGAAGACAAGACGAAGAAGGAAATAACATCACAGAGATTTTTCAGTCAGAAGAGGGTTTAAAAGAATTTATACGTTTTTTAGATGATACTCGTAGTCCTATTATTGAGGATGTGATCTCCATAGAAGGAGAGAAGAATGGAGTTCCTGTAGAAGTAGCGATGATTTATAATGATAGTTATTCAGAGAATTTACATTCCTACGTAAATAATATCAATACGCATGAAGGTGGAACACATTTAGCCGGTTTCCGTCGTGGTCTTACTTCTACGTTAAAGAAGTATGCGGATAGTTCTGGATTATTAGATAAGTTGAAATTTGACATTTCTGGAGATGATTTCCGGGAAGGTTTAACAGCAATTATTTCTGTAAAAGTTCAAGAACCACAATTTGAAGGACAGACGAAGACTAAATTAGGTAACCGTGAGGTGACTAGTGCGGTTTCTCAAGCAGTTTCTCAAATGCTAGAAGATTATCTTGAAGAGCATCCTAATGACGCTAAAACCATAGTTCAAAAAGTAATCCTTGCAGCTACAGCGCGCCATGCAGCTCGTAAAGCTCGTGAAATGGTACAACGTAAAACCGTGATGAGCGGTGGTGGATTGCCAGGAAAGCTTTCTGACTGTTCTGAAACAGATCCGACACTTTGTGAAGTGTTTCTTGTTGAGGGAGATTCTGCAGGAGGGACGGCAAAACAAGGTCGCGACCGTGAATTTCAGGCCATTCTTCCATTAAGAGGTAAAATTCTCAATGTAGAAAAGGCGATGCAACATAGAGTTTTTGAAAATGAAGAGATTCGTAATATATATACAGCTTTAGGTGTAACTATAGGAACCGAAGAAGATTCAAAAGCGTTGAATTTAGATAAATTACGTTACCACAAGGTAGTAATTATGTGTGATGCAGATATTGATGGTTCTCACATTGCAACTTTAATCCTTACGTTCTTCTTCCGTTATATGAGGGAGTTAGTGGAGCTAGGTTACATCTATATCGCGACACCGCCTTTATACCTTGTTAAAAAAGGTGCAAAAAAACGTTATGCATGGTCAGATAAAGATCGTGACGAAATAGCAGAAAGTTTCGGCGGTGGAGCAGCTATACAACGTTATAAAGGTCTGGGTGAGATGAATGCAGATCAGCTTTGGGATACCACCATGAATCCAGAATTCAGAACTCTGCGTCAAATCACTATTGAAAGTCCTGCAGAGGCTGATCGTGTCTTCTCCATGTTAATGGGTGATGAAGTACCACCTCGTAGAGAGTTCATTGAAAAAAATGCAATTTATGCAAATATTGATGCATAA
- a CDS encoding ClpP family protease: MSKELKLQDKIDQIYIEQRKLFIWGMVDEKTARHCVDRLLYLDSLNNEEITFVINSPGGYVTAGFSIYDTMKEIKSPVSTVCSGLAASMGSILLSGGEKGRRLIQKHGRVMIHQPSGGARGTSADIEITAHEILKTKELSAQILADNCGQTFEKVMKDFNRDYWLGADEAVAYGIVDGII; encoded by the coding sequence ATGAGTAAAGAATTAAAACTCCAAGATAAAATAGACCAAATTTACATAGAGCAACGCAAATTGTTCATTTGGGGAATGGTAGATGAGAAAACAGCTAGACACTGTGTCGATAGATTGTTATATCTAGATTCATTAAACAATGAAGAAATCACTTTTGTGATCAATAGCCCTGGAGGTTATGTCACTGCTGGTTTTTCAATTTATGATACCATGAAGGAGATAAAGAGCCCGGTAAGTACGGTATGCAGCGGTCTTGCTGCTTCTATGGGATCTATATTGCTTTCTGGTGGTGAAAAAGGACGCCGTTTGATTCAAAAACACGGTCGTGTCATGATACACCAGCCTAGTGGTGGTGCTCGTGGAACCAGTGCAGATATTGAAATTACAGCACATGAGATTCTTAAAACTAAAGAATTAAGTGCGCAAATACTCGCTGATAACTGTGGCCAGACCTTTGAAAAAGTCATGAAAGATTTTAATCGCGATTACTGGCTAGGAGCTGATGAAGCTGTTGCTTACGGAATCGTAGATGGTATTATATAA
- a CDS encoding helicase HerA-like domain-containing protein: MSKKEAFFKYISDGYAPKGAAIIMGAAMLNGETLTNAHVKIPLKTINRHGLIAGATGTGTGKTKTLQIIAEQLSQQGVPSLLMDIKGDLSGIAAPSPGHTKIDERHEKIGLEFKKRKSPVEILTISEQDGIKMRATVSEFGPVLLSRILDVTETQAGIISVVFKYCDDNKMPLLDLEDIKKVLQYATGAGKEEFQSAYGRISTSSTGAILRKLIELEQQGAQRFFGERSFEVKDLVRKDREGNGYVNIIRLTDIQDRPKLFSTFMLSLLAEIYSTFPEQEDSDKPELVLFIDEAHLIFDNASKALLNQIESIVKLIRSKGIAIYFVTQNPTDIPDGVLGQLGLKVQHALRAFTAKDRKAIKLTAQNYPETDYYDTAEILTSLGIGEALISALDEKGRPSPLAATMLRAPESRMNILTDRELSDLIADSELSDKYNEEIDRESAEEILQEKIDKANEDEVKEKAAKEKAKTTRSSRSTTSSHQHPIIKVRTSASFIRGVMGILGKALK, translated from the coding sequence ATATCCAAAAAAGAAGCGTTTTTCAAATACATTTCAGATGGTTATGCTCCTAAAGGCGCTGCTATAATTATGGGCGCTGCCATGCTCAATGGTGAAACCTTGACCAATGCACACGTCAAGATTCCTTTAAAAACCATTAATAGACATGGTCTTATCGCTGGAGCAACTGGAACTGGAACTGGAAAAACGAAAACACTTCAAATTATTGCGGAGCAACTTTCACAACAAGGTGTACCTTCTTTATTAATGGATATAAAAGGAGACCTTTCTGGTATTGCAGCTCCAAGCCCAGGGCATACCAAGATCGATGAGCGTCATGAAAAAATAGGTTTGGAATTCAAAAAACGAAAATCACCAGTGGAAATCTTAACCATTTCTGAGCAAGATGGAATAAAAATGAGAGCAACGGTGAGCGAGTTCGGCCCCGTTTTGTTGTCTAGAATTCTCGATGTGACAGAAACGCAAGCGGGCATTATCTCTGTAGTGTTCAAGTATTGTGATGATAACAAAATGCCATTACTAGATCTTGAAGATATAAAAAAGGTCTTGCAATACGCTACCGGAGCAGGAAAAGAGGAGTTTCAATCAGCTTATGGTCGTATTTCAACTTCTTCTACAGGAGCGATTCTTAGAAAACTTATTGAACTAGAACAACAAGGTGCACAGCGGTTTTTTGGTGAGCGTAGTTTTGAAGTAAAAGACTTGGTCAGAAAAGATCGTGAAGGCAACGGGTATGTAAATATTATAAGGCTGACTGATATTCAAGACCGACCTAAGCTGTTCTCTACTTTTATGCTGAGCTTACTGGCCGAAATTTATTCTACCTTCCCAGAACAAGAAGACAGCGATAAACCAGAGCTTGTTCTTTTTATTGATGAAGCGCATTTGATCTTTGACAACGCCAGCAAAGCTTTATTAAACCAAATAGAAAGCATCGTAAAATTGATACGTTCTAAAGGAATCGCTATTTACTTTGTCACTCAAAACCCAACTGATATTCCAGATGGTGTATTGGGTCAATTAGGCCTTAAAGTGCAACATGCCTTAAGAGCTTTTACCGCAAAAGACAGGAAGGCGATAAAACTAACGGCGCAAAATTATCCAGAAACTGATTATTACGATACAGCCGAAATACTGACGTCGCTAGGAATAGGAGAAGCCTTAATAAGCGCTCTAGATGAAAAAGGAAGACCTAGTCCTCTTGCAGCGACCATGCTACGTGCTCCAGAAAGCCGTATGAACATCCTTACCGATAGAGAACTAAGTGACCTTATTGCAGACTCAGAACTGTCTGATAAATACAATGAAGAAATAGACAGAGAAAGTGCTGAAGAGATTTTACAAGAAAAAATAGACAAAGCAAACGAAGATGAAGTAAAAGAAAAGGCAGCTAAAGAAAAAGCTAAAACCACTCGCTCTTCTCGCTCAACCACGAGTTCGCACCAACACCCCATTATTAAAGTACGTACCAGCGCCTCCTTTATAAGAGGCGTTATGGGAATCCTAGGTAAAGCTTTGAAATAA
- a CDS encoding amidohydrolase: MKKILLLLVILCAVSCQEEPQNTADLIIENANIYTVDEQFSTATALAVKDGKIIFIGTQEELKSQNLKALKTVDASGKFIYPGLIDAHCHFYRLGQQEQLVDLVGTNSYQEVLDRIQEFQKANNKAFIIGRGWDQNDWEVKEYPTNKELNELFSETPVAITRIDGHAMIVNEMALKMAGIDNNTAFSGGDIEQKEGKLTGILVDNPMKLVRDVFPLASVEEDIEALMDAQNINFSYGITTVDDAGLMRSTIELIDSLQQDGALKMKIYAMISNTPENLDYYLNKGVVKTDRLNVRSVKFYADGALGSRGAAMKAEYTDRHNHFGALLSSVEDLEGVAKRIAATEFQMNTHAIGDSANYVVLKTYKELLSDQKDRRWRVEHAQIVDPADFHLFDEENILPSVQPTHATSDMYWAQDRVGEERIKGAYAYKKLLQQSKMLALGTDYPVEQVNPFLTFYAAVSRKDTSGYPDDGFRADQALSREEALRGMTIWAAYSNFEESEKGSLEIGKAADFIMLDEDLMKVAIEKVPEMKVSATYSNGELVYSKK, from the coding sequence ATGAAAAAAATTCTACTCCTTTTAGTTATACTTTGTGCTGTTTCCTGTCAAGAAGAACCACAAAACACGGCAGATCTTATAATTGAAAACGCTAACATCTATACCGTAGACGAGCAGTTCTCAACGGCGACTGCACTAGCAGTAAAAGACGGTAAAATTATTTTTATAGGAACTCAAGAAGAATTAAAAAGCCAAAACTTAAAAGCTTTAAAAACAGTAGACGCCTCTGGAAAATTTATATATCCAGGATTGATCGATGCACATTGTCACTTTTACAGATTAGGCCAGCAAGAACAATTAGTAGATCTAGTGGGGACTAACAGTTATCAAGAAGTGCTGGATAGAATTCAGGAATTTCAAAAAGCTAATAATAAAGCCTTTATTATAGGTAGAGGTTGGGATCAGAACGATTGGGAAGTTAAAGAATATCCAACCAATAAAGAACTCAATGAACTCTTTTCAGAAACTCCTGTGGCCATTACTAGAATCGATGGACACGCCATGATTGTTAACGAGATGGCGTTAAAAATGGCTGGTATTGATAATAATACCGCATTTTCTGGAGGCGATATAGAACAGAAAGAGGGAAAGTTAACTGGAATTCTCGTGGATAACCCTATGAAACTGGTTAGAGATGTATTTCCTTTAGCAAGTGTAGAAGAAGATATAGAAGCTTTAATGGATGCACAGAATATCAACTTCAGCTATGGAATTACTACGGTAGATGACGCAGGATTGATGCGATCGACCATTGAACTAATCGATAGTTTGCAACAAGATGGCGCATTGAAGATGAAGATCTATGCGATGATTAGCAATACTCCTGAGAATCTAGATTATTATCTAAATAAAGGAGTTGTAAAAACAGATCGATTGAACGTACGATCGGTAAAGTTCTATGCAGATGGAGCTTTAGGAAGTCGTGGTGCAGCCATGAAAGCGGAATATACAGACCGACACAATCATTTTGGCGCTTTGTTGAGCAGTGTAGAAGATCTTGAAGGTGTAGCAAAACGCATTGCCGCAACCGAATTTCAAATGAACACACACGCTATAGGAGATAGCGCTAACTACGTGGTATTGAAAACCTATAAAGAATTACTAAGCGATCAAAAAGACAGAAGATGGAGAGTGGAACATGCGCAAATCGTAGATCCAGCAGACTTTCATCTATTTGATGAAGAAAACATACTTCCATCGGTACAACCTACTCATGCGACTAGTGATATGTATTGGGCGCAAGATCGAGTAGGAGAGGAGCGCATTAAAGGTGCTTATGCGTATAAGAAACTACTTCAACAATCTAAAATGCTAGCATTAGGAACCGACTATCCTGTGGAACAAGTGAATCCGTTTTTAACTTTCTATGCTGCCGTTTCTAGAAAAGATACCAGCGGTTATCCAGATGATGGTTTTAGAGCAGATCAAGCACTTTCAAGAGAAGAAGCCTTAAGAGGAATGACCATTTGGGCAGCTTATTCTAATTTTGAAGAGAGTGAAAAAGGCAGCCTAGAAATAGGAAAAGCAGCTGATTTTATTATGCTAGATGAAGATTTAATGAAAGTGGCGATTGAAAAAGTTCCTGAGATGAAGGTGAGTGCTACTTATTCTAATGGAGAGTTGGTTTATAGTAAAAAGTAA
- a CDS encoding VOC family protein, which translates to MKLTPFHLAIPVKEITTTREFYRDTLGCKEGRSSDHWVDFDFFGHQLVIHVTEEAQKAAINAVDGKAVPVPHFGVVLEWDIFHAFAKAVQEKGIAFIIEPYIRFEGLPGEQATMFFQDPSGNSLEFKSFKDFNQIFAK; encoded by the coding sequence ATGAAATTAACTCCTTTTCATCTCGCCATTCCTGTTAAAGAAATCACCACTACTCGTGAATTTTATCGCGATACCTTAGGCTGCAAAGAAGGTCGCAGCTCAGATCATTGGGTAGACTTTGATTTCTTTGGACATCAACTGGTCATTCATGTTACTGAAGAAGCCCAAAAAGCAGCTATAAATGCCGTAGATGGAAAAGCTGTTCCTGTTCCACATTTTGGTGTGGTTCTCGAATGGGATATTTTTCACGCTTTCGCGAAAGCGGTACAAGAAAAAGGAATTGCTTTTATAATAGAGCCGTACATACGCTTTGAAGGACTGCCTGGCGAGCAGGCTACCATGTTCTTCCAAGATCCTAGCGGTAATTCATTAGAATTCAAGTCATTTAAAGACTTCAACCAAATATTTGCAAAATGA
- a CDS encoding alpha/beta fold hydrolase: MKKILQKAIPQLYGFYFNTLHLFSKEKAAAVALKVFSTPRKGKILDHQKDFLSTSRTQQIAFEDGLFMLYHWKGNGPTVLLNHGWESNSFRWKYLVDPLRKLDYNIISIDAPAHGNSEGTLFTAVKYSRVIKIAIELYEPQIVIAHSVGAMATIFQESKSSHASIEKLILLGSPNRLEVIMKNYQVLVGFSDAVYKSLNHLLKNNFGYYIKDFNASDFAKKIAVPTLVIHNPNDLIVPFEAMEEIASAMPNAITYTSKTGGHSLYTQEVIDEVLPFLKKS; this comes from the coding sequence ATGAAAAAAATACTCCAAAAAGCCATACCTCAACTGTATGGCTTTTATTTTAATACGCTACACCTATTCTCTAAAGAAAAGGCAGCAGCTGTTGCACTTAAAGTTTTTAGCACTCCGCGTAAAGGCAAAATCTTAGACCACCAAAAAGACTTTCTTTCCACGTCAAGAACTCAGCAAATAGCCTTTGAAGATGGATTATTTATGCTGTACCACTGGAAGGGAAATGGACCAACTGTCTTGCTCAACCACGGCTGGGAGTCCAACAGCTTTAGATGGAAATATCTTGTTGATCCTTTGCGTAAATTAGACTACAACATCATTAGTATAGATGCTCCAGCGCATGGAAACAGTGAAGGTACTTTATTTACTGCCGTAAAGTATTCTAGGGTCATCAAAATTGCGATTGAATTATATGAACCACAAATAGTAATTGCCCATAGTGTAGGAGCCATGGCTACCATTTTTCAAGAGTCAAAAAGCTCACATGCCTCGATAGAAAAATTAATTCTATTAGGAAGTCCTAACAGATTAGAAGTGATCATGAAAAATTATCAGGTACTTGTAGGTTTTAGTGATGCCGTCTACAAAAGCTTGAACCATTTACTCAAAAATAATTTTGGCTATTATATTAAGGACTTTAATGCATCTGACTTTGCTAAAAAGATCGCGGTTCCAACTTTGGTTATACACAACCCTAATGATCTTATTGTACCTTTTGAAGCCATGGAAGAAATTGCGTCTGCGATGCCCAACGCAATAACATACACCTCAAAAACTGGTGGTCACAGCCTGTATACTCAAGAGGTTATCGATGAAGTCCTTCCGTTTTTAAAGAAATCATAA
- a CDS encoding 7-carboxy-7-deazaguanine synthase QueE, whose translation MKTTAKTYLCRMLEKTVQQQVEKGTMLPLMEEFYTIQGEGYHTGRAAYFIRVGGCDVGCHWCDVKESWAPEKHPPTGVDHIVANAAKYSKTIVVTGGEPLTWNMEPLTTGLKNAGLDIHIETSGAYPLSGQWDWICLSPKKAKMPLQEVYLAAHELKVIVFNRHDLAFAKAESEKVSSNCKLFLQPEWSVREKMIPFITEFVMENPEWQVSLQTHKYLNIP comes from the coding sequence ATGAAAACAACTGCTAAAACGTATCTTTGCCGCATGCTAGAAAAAACCGTACAGCAACAAGTAGAAAAAGGCACTATGTTGCCTTTAATGGAAGAATTTTACACGATTCAAGGTGAGGGATATCACACGGGTCGTGCCGCTTACTTTATTAGAGTAGGTGGCTGTGATGTAGGTTGTCACTGGTGCGATGTGAAGGAAAGTTGGGCGCCAGAAAAGCACCCGCCTACTGGAGTAGATCACATTGTTGCTAATGCAGCAAAATACAGTAAAACAATCGTAGTAACAGGTGGAGAGCCGCTTACTTGGAACATGGAACCGCTTACCACAGGTTTAAAAAATGCAGGTCTTGATATTCATATTGAAACAAGTGGCGCCTACCCGCTTTCTGGCCAGTGGGACTGGATTTGTTTATCCCCCAAGAAAGCAAAAATGCCGTTGCAAGAAGTCTATCTAGCAGCACATGAGCTTAAAGTGATTGTTTTTAATCGTCATGATCTCGCTTTCGCAAAAGCGGAATCAGAAAAAGTATCTTCTAATTGCAAGCTTTTCTTACAACCAGAGTGGTCTGTGCGTGAAAAGATGATCCCTTTTATCACAGAATTTGTGATGGAAAACCCAGAATGGCAAGTTTCTTTACAAACCCATAAATATTTGAATATCCCTTAA
- a CDS encoding YkvA family protein has product MRLFRKKTRVPDEEYTLDAVNQTTLADVDEAIEKEESIATKIASAGFLKKYVKLAQIMFLMIKDYRKGIYTNIPWFTIAAITMALLYVLMPIDLIPDFIPGLGFLDDLTVLSFVTGWIETDLHKYLDWKLRDDV; this is encoded by the coding sequence ATGAGATTGTTTAGAAAAAAAACAAGAGTCCCAGACGAAGAATACACCCTTGACGCTGTAAATCAAACTACGCTAGCCGACGTAGATGAAGCCATCGAAAAAGAAGAAAGTATCGCTACTAAGATTGCCAGTGCTGGCTTTCTAAAAAAATATGTCAAGCTTGCTCAAATCATGTTCCTGATGATTAAAGATTACCGAAAAGGCATTTATACCAATATTCCTTGGTTTACCATCGCAGCGATCACAATGGCACTCTTGTATGTTTTAATGCCTATCGATCTCATTCCAGACTTTATTCCTGGACTAGGATTCTTAGATGACCTTACCGTTTTATCTTTTGTTACCGGATGGATTGAGACTGATTTACATAAGTATCTGGACTGGAAATTGAGGGATGATGTCTAA
- a CDS encoding AI-2E family transporter: protein MTSQIPTNKIRQLFILLVILCILILIGKELAPYLGGVLGAITLYVLLEPLQKWLENRKWKPALASSLLISLSFVVILLPIAGLGLMMTAKIKTAIKNSNKITETVKTEIAKAEELVGMNLSQNINSSEVSNWISKNIQNLANSSLTVFISVGIMLFLLYFMLVERNKWLKAAVTYMPLNEKNLNSIGRESIDLVKSNAIGIPLVALLQGIVALIGYFIFGVENPFFWFVITTIGSMIPFVGTALGILPVCILMFAQGHTGAAIGILIYGLVVVGSTDNLFRLVVQKRLADVHPLVTLIGVVVGVPLFGFIGLIFGPLLVSLLLLLVKMYKNEYGQQDETI from the coding sequence ATGACTAGTCAGATACCTACTAACAAAATACGCCAGCTATTCATTCTGTTAGTTATTCTATGTATTCTTATCCTGATAGGAAAAGAACTGGCTCCCTATTTAGGTGGCGTTTTAGGAGCTATTACCCTTTATGTATTATTAGAACCTTTACAAAAATGGCTTGAAAATAGAAAATGGAAACCGGCTTTGGCCTCATCACTCCTTATCTCTTTATCCTTTGTAGTTATTCTATTACCCATTGCTGGATTAGGACTGATGATGACCGCAAAGATAAAAACGGCTATAAAAAACAGTAACAAAATAACAGAAACCGTTAAAACCGAAATTGCTAAAGCAGAAGAGCTGGTAGGAATGAATTTATCACAAAATATAAATTCGAGCGAGGTAAGCAACTGGATCTCAAAGAATATTCAGAATTTGGCTAACTCAAGCCTTACTGTATTTATCTCCGTAGGAATCATGCTTTTTCTCTTATACTTTATGCTAGTGGAACGTAATAAATGGTTAAAAGCAGCTGTTACTTACATGCCCCTAAATGAAAAAAATCTAAATAGTATAGGGAGAGAAAGTATTGATTTGGTCAAATCTAATGCGATAGGAATTCCTTTAGTAGCTTTACTTCAAGGCATTGTTGCTTTAATAGGGTATTTTATTTTTGGTGTAGAAAACCCCTTCTTTTGGTTTGTAATCACCACAATTGGAAGTATGATCCCTTTTGTAGGTACTGCCTTGGGGATACTCCCCGTTTGTATACTAATGTTTGCTCAAGGGCATACTGGCGCAGCTATTGGAATTTTAATTTATGGACTGGTAGTGGTAGGATCTACAGATAACCTCTTTAGACTTGTTGTTCAAAAACGCCTTGCAGACGTGCATCCATTGGTAACCCTTATTGGAGTTGTAGTAGGAGTACCTCTTTTCGGCTTTATAGGCCTTATTTTTGGACCGCTTCTAGTAAGTTTACTTTTACTATTAGTAAAAATGTATAAAAATGAATACGGCCAACAAGACGAGACGATATAG
- a CDS encoding DUF2911 domain-containing protein has product MKKPFLFSLFLCSSFLLFSQKDDSLTFSKLDKSPLDVVMYRDTNKAAVARVIYSRPSKQDREIFGKLVPFNEVWRTGANEATEIAFYRDVKINNKLVKAGSYSLYTIPGEKEWKFILNTATTQSGLEYDASKNLLTATMDLLPSPQKIESFSISFVEQQNGGLLFLGWDDTIASIPFTMATL; this is encoded by the coding sequence ATGAAAAAGCCATTCCTTTTCTCCTTGTTCCTATGCTCTTCATTCCTTCTGTTTTCTCAGAAGGACGACTCCCTCACTTTCTCAAAATTAGATAAAAGCCCACTGGATGTAGTGATGTATCGAGATACTAATAAAGCTGCTGTTGCTAGAGTTATTTATAGCCGTCCCTCAAAACAAGATCGCGAAATTTTCGGCAAACTAGTACCGTTTAACGAGGTATGGAGAACTGGAGCAAATGAAGCGACAGAAATTGCTTTTTACCGAGATGTAAAAATCAACAATAAGTTAGTAAAAGCGGGCAGCTATTCTCTTTACACGATTCCCGGCGAAAAGGAATGGAAATTCATACTCAATACAGCTACTACGCAGTCTGGGTTAGAATACGACGCTTCTAAAAACCTTTTAACCGCAACAATGGACCTTCTTCCATCTCCTCAAAAAATAGAATCTTTTTCTATCAGTTTTGTAGAACAACAAAATGGAGGTTTACTTTTTTTAGGATGGGATGATACCATCGCGAGTATTCCATTTACAATGGCCACTCTTTAA